The Kwoniella mangroviensis CBS 8507 chromosome 1 map unlocalized Ctg02, whole genome shotgun sequence genome window below encodes:
- a CDS encoding ubiquitin-conjugating enzyme E2 4 — MALKRINKELIDLGRDPPSSCSAGPINDNLFQWQATIMGPADSPYAGGVFFLSLTFPTDYPFKPPKVQFTTKIYHPNINANGSICLDILRDQWSPALTISKVLLSICSMLTDPNPDDPLVPEIANTYKTDRPRYEATAREWTRK, encoded by the exons ATGGCTCTCAAACGAATTAACAAG GAATTAATCGACCTTGGACGTGATCCCCCATCGTCATGTTCTGCCGGTCCTATCAACGACAACCTCTTCCAATGGCAAGCCACCATCATGGGGCCT GCCGACTCACCTTACGCCGGCGGTGTATTCTTCCT CTCACTTACTTTCCCTACCG ACTACCCATTTAAACCCCCCAAGGTTCAATTCACCACCAAAATCTACCACCCAAATATCAACGCTAACGGTTCAATCTGTTTGGATATCTTGAGAGATCAATGGAGTCCTGCATTGACCATTTCGAAGG TGCTCCTCTCGATCTGTTCAATGTTGACAGACCCTAACCCTGATGATCCATTGGTACCGGAGATTGCTAAC ACCTACAAGACTGATCGACCTCGATATGAAGCTACAGCAAGGGAATGGACTagaaagtga